One region of Triticum aestivum cultivar Chinese Spring chromosome 6B, IWGSC CS RefSeq v2.1, whole genome shotgun sequence genomic DNA includes:
- the LOC123139763 gene encoding F-box/FBD/LRR-repeat protein At3g52680-like — translation MADCSSLTLTLLDIAYAVGHVCLHMLAPKDVHWSLVKRFLRYIRATSTHGLQIHDHPSLDIAVYFDEDSDEEDEQLFSQATSCQIGIGKSSLDMLEDNEDGRLSKLPDDVLLNIVERLDITDAARTTILSRRWKQIPAKLSKIIITVGSFEPKHRRRTKLTSNDIARANTAVLEATRSILESRTGSLYTIHLMSMHFYLGDDSIFIGQTVANTIATQKVASVEFVILTEVRTNCYVNDLLSYGKRFMLFFDSCPNAFGCLARLWLENLRLGESDFPKIFGVCKQLELLRLYHCDMGIDSLLEVEHPQLRELVISDSNLERVDLKWVPKLTILKFNEFLSRDDPFCLDYVPQLQTVTISNIGLSWHKMLKLSELLGKTAISNLNLNFRCEKIWVKPEGRKQLLPVFRKLSLVNLFNISEECDLTWTMFILQGAPTLKELCIMVRDHLCEMIKGKRRYMHEFSEEKDKGLEWEPSAPDFKHHNLVELSIYGFQAEDKFVSYTRNVMEAAVNLEAVNLYKNPGCEKCKRRLPSGWTWTEMVLIRDKINKGMSLDVGIRFPS, via the exons ATGGCCGACTGCTCCAGTTTGACATTAACACTTCTAGACATTGCCTATGCCGTCGGTCATGTCTGTCTCCACATGCTTGCTCCTAAAGATGTACATTGGTCTCTTGTTAAGCGCTTTCTTCGCTACATCCGCGCCACGTCTACTCATGGCTTGCAGATTCATGATCATCCATCCTTGGATATTGCAGTATATTTTGATGAAGACTCGGATG AGGAAGACGAGCAGCTCTTTTCCCAGGCGACCAGCTGCCAGATCGGCATCGGCAAATCCTCCCTCGACATGCTG gaa GACAATGAAGATGGTAGGctcagcaagttgcctgatgacgTGCTGCTCAACATCGTCGAGCGACTTGATATCACCGACGCCGCACGAACCACCATCCTCTCGAGACGTTGGAAGCAAATCCCTGCCAAGCTCTCAAAAATTATCATAACGGTCGGTTCTTTTGAGCCCAAGCACAGAAGGAGGACAAAATTAACCTCAAATGATATAGCTCGGGCCAACACCGCCGTGCTGGAAGCAACCAGGAGCATACTGGAAAGCAGGACCGGAAGTCTATACACCATTCACCTCATGTCCATGCACTTCTATCTGGGAGATGACTCCATCTTCATTGGCCAGACTGTTGCCAACACCATAGCAACACAAAAAGTTGCTTCGGTTGAGTTTGTAATCTTAACCGAAGTGCGTACCAATTGTTACGTCAATGACCTGCTCAGTTATGGGAAGCGGTTCATGTTGTTCTTTGATTCGTGTCCAAATGCATTTGGTTGTCTTGCACGCCTCTGGCTAGAGAATTTGAGGTTAGGCGAATCAGACTTCCCCAAAATTTTCGGTGTATGCAAGCAACTGGAGTTACTCCGCCTCTACCACTGTGATATGGGCATCGACTCTTTGTTGGAAGTGGAACACCCGCAACTCCGTGAACTAGTGATTTCGGATAGCAATCTTGAAAGAGTTGATCTTAAGTGGGTACCAAAGCTCACAATACTGAAATTTAATGAGTTTTTATCTCGAGATGACCCTTTCTGTTTGGACTATGTCCCACAACTCCAGACTGTGACCATCAGTAATATTGGTCTTTCTTGGCACAAGATGCTCAAGCTAAGTGAGTTGCTTGGTAAAACAGCCATAAGCAACCTAAATCTGAACTTCCGATGTGAAAAG ATTTGGGTCAAACCAGAAGGCCGAAAGCAATTGCTACCGGTGTTCCGCAAACTAAGTCTTGTGAATTTGTTCAACATTTCTGAAGAATGCGATCTGACTTGGACGATGTTCATACTCCAAGGTGCACCCACCCTTAAGGAACTATGCATCATG GTGCGGGATCATTTATGTGAAATGATAAAGGGGAAGCGGAGGTACATGCATGAGTTTAGCGAGGAGAAGGACAAAGGACTAGAGTGGGAACCATCTGCCCCTGATTTCAAGCACCACAATCTGGTTGAGCTCAGTATCTATGGGTTTCAGGCAGAAGACAAATTCGTGAGTTATACCAGAAATGTTATGGAGGCAGCAGTGAACCTGGAGGCCGTAAACCTGTATAAGAACCCAGGGTGTGAGAAATGCAAGCGCAGGCTTCCAAGTGGGTGGACGTGGACGGAGATGGTGTTGATTAGAGACAAAATCAACAAGGGTATGTCGTTAGATGTTGGGATTCGCTTTCCGAGTTGA